From one Humulus lupulus chromosome 8, drHumLupu1.1, whole genome shotgun sequence genomic stretch:
- the LOC133795725 gene encoding uncharacterized protein LOC133795725 encodes MAKGSKVGGKGKSKSKGKRTGPTSADRVIKTRSMDAILGIHELEMSEDEQGAGAERTCRESTPTPRTGICTNVEDWISASKQAMQDVNMGKAVPSPILQSNYTNVTSSGAKEKVVTGKGVIDQKRTSGVKIDVKDIAEEVNFWQSSLVCYVLGANPPIRILEGFVRRLWKDQVDKVGILLSGIFIIRFLSVEVRDRILDGGYLFFGNKPLIMKAWNPVDDFSKEDIDSVPTWVHLGGLDIKYWGDRSLFKIVGQVEKPIQVDSITKNRDRLAYPRILIEVTMTQNFPSRISFLNEFDQEVDIFVEYEWKPTVCMNFSGLGHEAQVCRKSKTVKQEWVPKQKVSSPIVSKVTVDADGFQSVTKGIKIQEPNAIQMSVKNKFCLLEGDPEMELLQRRNTVREGGGPSVLDG; translated from the coding sequence ATGGCAAAGGGATCTAAGGTCGGGGGGAAGGGCAAATCGAAGAGCAAAGGCAAGAGAACAGGTCCAACTTCTGCTGATAGGGTCATTAAAACTCGATCTATGGATGCCATTCTTGGGATCCATGAATTGGAGATGTCAGAGGATGAGCAAGGAGCAGGGGCAGAGCGAACTTGTCGTGAATCTACTCCAACGCCTCGAACTGGAATCTGTACGAATGTTGAAGACTGGATATCGGCTTCCAAGCAAGCTATGCAAGACGTCAATATGGGTAAGGCTGTACCATCTCCGATTTTACAGTCTAACTATACTAATGTCACTTCCAGTGGAGCCAAAGAGAAGGTTGTTACAGGGAAAGGTGTTATCGATCAGAAGAGGACCTCTGGAGTCAAAATTGATGTCAAGGATATTGCTGAGGAGGTGAATTTTTGGCAATCCTCTTTAGTCTGCTATGTGCTTGGTGCAAATCCACCAATCCGAATCCTGGAGGGCTTTGTGAGGAGATTATGGAAGGATCAAGTTGATAAGGTTGGGATTCTCTTATCTGGTATTTTCATCATTCGCTTTTTATCTGTGGAAGTAAGAGATAGAATTTTGGATGGAGGCTATCTGTTTTTTGGGAATAAACCTCTCATAATGAAGGCTTGGAATCCGGTTGATGATTTTTCTAAGGAAGACATTGATTCAGTTCCAacttgggttcatttgggaggaTTGGATATTAAATACTGGGGTGATAGGTCTCTGTTCAAGATAGTGGGACAGGTTGAGAAGCCAATTCAAGTGGATTCCATTACTAAAAACAGAGATCGCTTAGCTTATCCCAGAATTCTCATTGAAGTGACCATGACACAGAACTTTCCATCTCGAATCAGCTTCTTGAATGAATTTGATCAAGAAGTAGACATCTTCGTGGAATATGAATGGAAGCCCACTGTATGTATGAATTTCTCTGGCCTAGGACACGAAGCTCAAGTTTGCAGGAAGAGTAAGACTGTGAAGCAAGAATGGGTCCCTAAACAGAAGGTTTCATCACCTATTGTAAGCAAAGTTACTGTAGATGCTGATGGTTTTCAATCAGTTACTAAGGGAATCAAGATACAGGAACCTAATGCCATCCAAATGAGTGTGAAGAATAAATTTTGCCTGCTAGAGGGGGACCCTGAGATGGAGCTTTTACAGAGGAGGAATACAGTAAGAGAGGGGGGAGGACCCTCTGTACTAGATGGATAG